A region of Oceanispirochaeta sp. M1 DNA encodes the following proteins:
- the fliG gene encoding flagellar motor switch protein FliG produces the protein MANNQQGNNPSHKEELSGKQKAAIFLVTLGADISSEVFKHLREDEIEILTFEIARLENIDSEKRDLVLQEFQELMMASDFISSGGIDYARELLEKSLGSQKAVDIINRLTSSLKTRPFDFVRRTDPAHLLNFIQQEHPQTIALILAYLEPLKASQILSQLPQEKQSDVAKRIATMDRTSPEILREVERVLEKKLSSLSSEDYTSAGGVGSIVDILNLVDRTTEKTIIESLEEEDPELAEEIKKRMFVFEDIIMLDDRAVQRVMREVDTAELAKALKAVDAEVQDKIYRNMSKRAAALLKEDMDFMGPTRRKDVEEAQQKIVSVIRKLEDQGEVVIARSGEEDVLV, from the coding sequence ATGGCCAATAACCAGCAGGGTAATAATCCCTCACATAAGGAAGAACTTTCAGGAAAGCAGAAGGCAGCAATCTTTCTGGTAACCCTGGGAGCTGATATCTCCTCAGAAGTATTCAAGCATCTCAGGGAAGATGAAATAGAGATTTTGACTTTTGAAATTGCACGGCTTGAAAATATAGATTCCGAAAAGAGAGATCTGGTCCTTCAGGAGTTCCAGGAACTCATGATGGCTTCGGATTTCATATCTTCCGGTGGTATCGATTATGCTCGTGAACTTCTTGAAAAATCACTGGGTAGTCAGAAAGCGGTTGATATTATCAACCGCCTTACCAGTTCTCTTAAAACAAGGCCCTTCGACTTTGTCAGACGAACTGACCCCGCACATCTGCTTAACTTCATTCAGCAGGAGCATCCTCAGACCATCGCTCTTATCCTGGCCTACCTGGAACCTTTGAAGGCTTCACAGATTCTGAGTCAGCTACCCCAGGAAAAGCAGTCTGATGTTGCTAAAAGAATTGCAACCATGGACCGTACTTCTCCTGAAATCCTCAGAGAGGTGGAAAGGGTTCTTGAAAAGAAATTATCCTCACTTTCATCAGAAGACTATACATCGGCCGGTGGTGTGGGAAGCATTGTTGATATACTCAACCTTGTAGACCGTACAACTGAAAAGACCATTATTGAATCTCTTGAAGAAGAAGATCCGGAACTGGCAGAAGAAATCAAGAAGAGAATGTTCGTATTTGAAGATATCATCATGCTGGATGACCGTGCTGTACAGCGGGTTATGCGTGAAGTTGATACTGCCGAACTGGCCAAGGCCCTCAAGGCTGTAGATGCAGAAGTTCAGGACAAAATTTATAGAAATATGTCCAAGCGTGCTGCGGCACTTCTGAAAGAAGATATGGATTTTATGGGACCCACACGTCGCAAGGATGTGGAAGAGGCTCAGCAGAAAATCGTATCTGTTATCAGGAAACTGGAAGATCAGGGTGAAGTTGTTATCGCAAGAAGCGGTGAAGAAGACGTTCTCGTATAG
- the fliH gene encoding flagellar assembly protein FliH: MAKNLFRPMEIVNLTAQKVQISAPVFEVEEDLDDLQDLDEYTGPTADDLRREAEAFKLSWEDEKQGLITRAQEDADRIRKEAEETAFEEVRRKTDQASREKIEAENEAARILEQAKSDVDKMISEARHQVSQIEEEARKKGEEAGREEGFQEGHKEAERLIERLHVIIDKAIEKREDMINEAETQMIDLVLLISRKVIKVISENQKNVVVNNIVQALRKLKSRGDVAVRVNLADLDLATDHTRDFMKMVENVKSITILEDTSVDPGGCIIETDFGQIDARITSQLKEIEEKIMELVPIKVKGEQ, encoded by the coding sequence ATGGCTAAGAATCTGTTCAGACCCATGGAAATCGTGAACCTCACGGCACAGAAGGTGCAGATTTCTGCCCCTGTTTTTGAGGTTGAGGAAGATCTGGATGATCTGCAGGATCTCGATGAATATACCGGCCCTACTGCGGACGACCTGAGGCGGGAGGCGGAAGCCTTCAAGTTAAGCTGGGAAGATGAAAAGCAGGGCTTGATCACAAGGGCCCAGGAAGACGCCGATAGAATCAGAAAAGAGGCGGAAGAGACTGCTTTTGAAGAGGTCCGTCGTAAGACTGATCAGGCATCCCGTGAAAAAATCGAAGCCGAGAATGAGGCTGCCAGAATTCTTGAACAGGCAAAATCCGATGTCGATAAGATGATCAGTGAAGCCCGGCATCAGGTCTCCCAGATTGAAGAGGAGGCCCGTAAGAAGGGTGAGGAAGCCGGTCGTGAGGAAGGTTTTCAGGAAGGGCACAAAGAGGCCGAACGTCTGATTGAGAGACTCCACGTTATTATTGATAAGGCAATCGAAAAGCGGGAAGATATGATCAATGAAGCCGAAACCCAGATGATTGATCTGGTGCTTCTTATCTCCCGCAAGGTAATAAAGGTTATTTCTGAAAACCAGAAAAACGTTGTGGTTAACAATATTGTACAGGCACTTCGAAAGTTGAAAAGCCGGGGTGATGTGGCTGTTCGTGTGAATCTTGCAGATCTGGATCTGGCCACAGATCATACGCGTGACTTTATGAAGATGGTTGAAAATGTAAAATCAATCACAATTCTGGAAGATACCTCCGTCGATCCCGGCGGTTGTATAATTGAGACAGATTTTGGGCAGATTGATGCTCGTATCACAAGTCAGCTTAAAGAAATTGAAGAAAAAATCATGGAACTTGTACCAATCAAGGTTAAGGGTGAGCAGTAA